The following proteins come from a genomic window of Polyangiaceae bacterium:
- a CDS encoding outer membrane beta-barrel domain-containing protein: protein MKNTRIGLFVAAALCVLPVNAWGQKKAADKEAPAEGAEGEGAAGEGGDAAAAGEGAEGAAGEGEGGEEVPGGELPEELPGGEGLGDICQIDPAACPKLDMNKEAAKPLKEQIYAVQQLFALRVRRFEVNPYWSVTLNDQFVSHPAPGLALNYYITNVLAIGANFNYYRPFNVDSEFNAQVRRAARVGVPLTEYDWGAALNFTYVPAYGKFAGFGDFIFHYDAYVVGGVGAISTRPIPVIDPDNRNFDFEPKIAFNAGLGLRIFFNRWFAAILEVRDYVFNDKLENTETGVTLQEQQDSGTWYGDSKLTNNVQAQLGVSIFLPFSFEYRLPK, encoded by the coding sequence ATGAAGAACACGCGCATCGGGCTCTTCGTTGCGGCTGCGCTCTGTGTGCTCCCGGTTAACGCCTGGGGCCAGAAGAAGGCAGCTGACAAGGAGGCCCCCGCGGAAGGCGCCGAAGGAGAGGGAGCTGCTGGCGAAGGCGGTGACGCTGCCGCGGCAGGCGAAGGCGCTGAAGGCGCCGCAGGCGAAGGTGAAGGTGGCGAGGAGGTCCCGGGCGGTGAACTGCCCGAAGAGCTCCCCGGTGGAGAAGGTCTGGGCGACATCTGCCAGATCGATCCGGCCGCCTGCCCGAAGCTGGACATGAACAAGGAGGCTGCCAAACCGCTGAAAGAGCAAATCTACGCGGTGCAGCAGCTCTTTGCTCTGCGCGTCCGACGCTTCGAGGTGAACCCATACTGGTCGGTCACCCTGAACGACCAGTTCGTGAGTCACCCCGCTCCTGGTCTGGCGTTGAATTATTACATCACCAACGTCTTGGCGATTGGTGCGAACTTCAACTACTACCGGCCATTCAACGTCGATAGCGAGTTCAACGCTCAGGTGCGCCGCGCGGCGCGCGTGGGCGTACCGCTGACGGAGTATGACTGGGGCGCCGCGTTGAACTTCACGTACGTGCCCGCGTACGGCAAGTTCGCCGGATTCGGCGACTTCATCTTCCACTACGACGCGTACGTGGTGGGCGGTGTTGGCGCCATCAGCACCCGACCCATTCCGGTCATCGACCCCGACAACCGGAACTTCGATTTCGAGCCGAAGATCGCGTTCAACGCCGGCCTGGGCCTTCGAATCTTCTTCAATCGCTGGTTCGCCGCGATTCTCGAGGTCCGCGACTACGTGTTCAACGACAAGCTCGAGAACACGGAGACGGGCGTCACCCTCCAGGAGCAGCAGGATTCGGGCACGTGGTACGGCGATAGCAAGCTCACCAACAACGTGCAGGCGCAGCTCGGCGTCTCGATCTTCCTGCCGTTCTCCTTCGAGTACAGGTTGCCGAAGTGA
- a CDS encoding histone deacetylase, with protein sequence MHALALFDDPLFSEHRPDGPHPECPERLDAARAGLLKSEPHGLPRLRLSARDASDDELGRVHDERYLVSLGQAAGKHGYLDPDTYFGPQSVAAARRAAGAAAQMVEALLDEQAGFGLALLRPPGHHARPDRAMGFCLLNNVAVAAAHARARGAERVLIVDWDVHHGNGTQEMFYADPNVLFVSLHQFPFYPGTGTADEVGEGEGRGFTVNVPLSAGADDAVYAAAFDRVVLPVAAQFDPDLVLVSAGFDAHERDPLASMALTEQGYEHMAASLAHALPRGAEGRLGLVLEGGYDLSALGASLAATVCALDDSLAHAAPAKRDLSAQHEADLARVMAVQSTYWKL encoded by the coding sequence ATGCACGCCCTGGCCCTCTTCGATGATCCGCTCTTCTCCGAGCACCGGCCGGATGGGCCCCATCCGGAGTGCCCTGAGCGGCTGGATGCCGCCCGCGCGGGCTTATTGAAGTCCGAGCCCCACGGACTGCCTCGGCTGCGGCTCTCAGCCCGAGACGCCTCGGACGACGAGCTGGGGCGGGTCCACGACGAGCGCTACCTCGTGAGCCTCGGCCAAGCGGCCGGCAAGCATGGCTACTTGGATCCCGACACCTACTTCGGGCCCCAATCCGTGGCGGCGGCGCGGCGGGCCGCGGGCGCAGCGGCGCAGATGGTCGAAGCACTGCTCGACGAGCAGGCGGGCTTCGGCCTGGCTCTGCTCCGCCCCCCGGGTCACCACGCACGACCCGACCGCGCCATGGGGTTCTGCCTGCTCAACAACGTGGCGGTTGCAGCGGCCCATGCGCGCGCCCGTGGCGCCGAGCGAGTGCTGATCGTCGACTGGGACGTGCACCACGGCAACGGAACGCAGGAGATGTTCTACGCGGACCCGAACGTGCTGTTCGTATCCTTGCACCAGTTTCCGTTCTATCCCGGCACCGGCACCGCCGACGAAGTTGGAGAGGGCGAAGGACGCGGCTTCACCGTGAACGTCCCGCTGTCTGCCGGAGCGGATGACGCCGTCTACGCGGCCGCCTTCGATCGGGTCGTGCTGCCCGTCGCCGCACAGTTCGATCCCGATCTGGTGCTGGTGAGCGCCGGCTTCGACGCCCACGAGCGCGATCCTCTCGCCAGCATGGCGCTCACGGAACAGGGCTACGAGCACATGGCGGCTTCCCTCGCCCACGCCCTGCCTCGCGGCGCGGAAGGTCGCCTCGGCCTGGTCCTCGAGGGTGGCTACGATCTCAGCGCCCTGGGCGCTTCGCTGGCGGCCACCGTGTGCGCGCTGGACGACAGCCTGGCCCACGCCGCCCCCGCGAAGCGCGACCTGTCCGCTCAGCACGAGGCAGATCTCGCCCGGGTGATGGCCGTACAGTCCACGTACTGGAAGCTTTGA
- a CDS encoding HEAT repeat domain-containing protein, whose protein sequence is MGLFDFFSKGKASKGEGGGKKVSEREIARMAKLVSTKMSQNYDRQEAIEELGRIGTADSSRALLKRFDWTMEPSITDQEEKEAASRGIRSAGSDAIGPIREYCKKAESLTWPLKTLRDLVPDQGYVEELLGVLDLFDTEYVRNAEPKVQLINLLEEYPSEDVRIAVEPFMTDASEPVRFAAVTTVFAMNDETSVPALVSALAEEESLRVRNRIAQGLLDRDWEVPENLREACTEALPDGYALSGGKVRRG, encoded by the coding sequence ATGGGTCTGTTCGACTTTTTCTCCAAGGGCAAGGCCAGCAAGGGCGAAGGCGGCGGCAAGAAGGTGAGCGAGCGAGAAATCGCCCGCATGGCCAAGCTGGTCTCCACCAAGATGAGTCAGAACTACGACCGGCAAGAGGCCATCGAGGAGCTCGGCCGGATCGGCACCGCGGACAGCTCGCGTGCGCTGTTGAAGCGGTTCGACTGGACCATGGAGCCCTCCATCACGGACCAGGAAGAGAAGGAGGCCGCGTCCCGGGGCATCCGCTCCGCGGGCTCGGACGCCATCGGTCCCATCCGCGAGTACTGCAAGAAGGCAGAGAGCCTCACCTGGCCTTTGAAGACCCTACGGGACTTGGTGCCCGACCAGGGCTACGTGGAAGAGCTACTGGGCGTCCTGGATCTGTTCGACACCGAGTACGTGCGGAACGCCGAGCCCAAGGTTCAGCTCATCAACCTCCTGGAGGAGTACCCCTCGGAGGACGTACGCATCGCGGTCGAGCCGTTCATGACGGACGCCAGTGAGCCTGTGCGCTTCGCTGCGGTCACCACCGTGTTCGCGATGAACGACGAAACCAGCGTGCCGGCGTTGGTCAGCGCGCTGGCGGAGGAGGAGTCTCTGCGGGTGCGAAATCGCATCGCTCAGGGTCTCCTGGATCGCGACTGGGAAGTGCCCGAGAATCTGCGCGAGGCCTGCACCGAGGCGCTGCCCGATGGCTACGCGCTCAGCGGCGGCAAGGTGCGGCGCGGCTGA